A portion of the Dethiobacter alkaliphilus AHT 1 genome contains these proteins:
- a CDS encoding segregation and condensation protein A, which translates to MEYHVKLPAFEGPFALLIHLIEKAEVDVYEVSIKDITAEYLSCLQTMQDLNLEIASEFLVMAATLLKLKSKRLLPGTVVAEDELEESMLAIDSQEELVQRLLEYRHFRSVADELRQFEQSQKRVFVRSLSGEKVVLVNPEEEASLTGVTLPGLMQAFQKLVAESQRQPQEVTPDEFTVQDKIKQVLQALRGKKDGVDFFALFPQSAALAEIIVTFFALLELVRMRKVTVWQSGPLGSLMVMRRT; encoded by the coding sequence ATGGAATATCATGTAAAGTTACCTGCCTTTGAGGGACCCTTTGCTTTGCTCATTCACTTGATTGAGAAAGCGGAGGTTGATGTTTACGAGGTATCCATCAAAGATATTACCGCAGAATATTTAAGCTGTCTGCAAACCATGCAGGACTTAAATTTGGAGATAGCCTCGGAGTTTCTGGTGATGGCCGCCACCCTGTTGAAGCTGAAGTCAAAGCGGCTTTTGCCGGGAACCGTTGTGGCCGAAGATGAGCTGGAAGAAAGTATGCTGGCCATTGATTCCCAGGAAGAGCTGGTGCAGCGCCTGCTGGAATACCGCCACTTCCGCTCCGTGGCCGATGAACTGCGCCAGTTTGAACAGTCTCAGAAACGTGTCTTTGTCCGCTCCCTCTCCGGTGAAAAAGTAGTGCTTGTCAACCCGGAGGAAGAAGCTTCCCTAACCGGCGTGACCCTGCCGGGATTGATGCAGGCCTTTCAGAAGCTGGTGGCAGAAAGCCAGCGCCAGCCACAGGAAGTGACTCCGGATGAGTTTACGGTGCAGGATAAAATAAAACAGGTGCTGCAGGCGCTGCGCGGAAAAAAAGATGGGGTGGATTTCTTTGCCCTCTTTCCCCAAAGCGCGGCCCTGGCTGAAATTATCGTCACGTTTTTTGCCTTGCTGGAGTTGGTGAGGATGCGCAAAGTCACCGTGTGGCAGTCCGGTCCGCTGGGCAGCCTGATGGTAATGCGCAGAACATAA
- the trpS gene encoding tryptophan--tRNA ligase yields MTQQKTILSGMRPTGRLQLGNLLGALDNWVKLQDQYRCFFSVVDWHALTTGYEDTSQLRENTYEMVLDWLSAGLDPEKNVIFRQSDVKEHAELHLLFSMITPLSWLERVPTYKDQIEQLKEKNLATYGFLGYPLLQSADILVYRADAVPVGEDQAPHVEMTREVARRFNFMYNKAVFPEPETLLNEVKLLPGIDGRKMSKSYGNTIEMSESPDVLRKKVNQMVTDPGRIKKTDPGNPDVCTVFTFHNLFSGAEVATVEAVCRKGEIGCVQCKKQLGERMQGFMEPIYERRQQLANKKDDIRGILEDGAKRAGEVAAETMETVREVMNLNL; encoded by the coding sequence ATGACACAGCAAAAAACAATTCTAAGCGGCATGCGCCCCACCGGCCGGCTGCAGCTGGGCAACCTGCTGGGTGCTCTGGATAACTGGGTAAAACTGCAGGATCAGTACCGCTGCTTCTTTTCCGTGGTGGACTGGCACGCGCTGACCACCGGGTACGAAGATACCTCACAGCTGCGGGAAAACACCTATGAGATGGTGTTGGACTGGCTCTCCGCCGGCCTTGATCCGGAAAAGAACGTTATTTTCCGCCAGTCCGACGTTAAGGAGCATGCGGAACTGCATCTGTTATTTTCCATGATTACGCCCCTTTCCTGGCTGGAACGGGTCCCCACCTATAAGGATCAGATTGAGCAGCTAAAGGAAAAGAACCTGGCCACCTACGGTTTCTTGGGCTACCCGTTGTTGCAATCCGCCGATATCCTGGTCTACCGCGCCGATGCGGTGCCGGTGGGTGAAGACCAGGCCCCCCATGTGGAAATGACCCGGGAAGTGGCCCGCCGCTTTAACTTTATGTACAACAAAGCTGTGTTCCCCGAACCGGAAACGCTGTTAAATGAAGTAAAACTGCTGCCCGGCATTGACGGCCGGAAAATGAGCAAATCATACGGCAATACCATTGAAATGTCGGAGAGCCCCGATGTGCTGCGCAAAAAAGTAAACCAGATGGTAACCGACCCGGGCCGCATTAAAAAGACGGATCCGGGTAACCCGGATGTGTGTACCGTATTTACCTTCCATAATCTCTTCAGCGGTGCTGAGGTGGCCACGGTGGAGGCGGTGTGCAGAAAAGGGGAAATCGGCTGCGTGCAGTGCAAGAAGCAGCTGGGCGAGCGCATGCAGGGTTTTATGGAACCCATTTATGAACGACGCCAGCAGTTGGCCAACAAAAAGGACGATATCCGCGGCATCCTGGAAGACGGCGCCAAACGGGCCGGCGAGGTGGCGGCGGAAACCATGGAGACGGTGCGTGAGGTTATGAATCTTAACCTGTAG
- a CDS encoding site-2 protease family protein gives MPNLLGQFATNDLLLRIPAILIAIVLHELAHGYVAYRLGDDTAKLHGRLTLNPIKHIDPLGLLALVLFRFGWAKPVPVNPMNFRGDRRRGMFLVGLAGPVTNFILALLSALLIVTLPFQLGGLGLALMQQVLFYNVILGVFNLLPLPPLDGSKVFSYFLPAQTAYQFSRLEQYGPLVLILLIFTGTLWRILGPLINGAYAVIITIVSLLTGGF, from the coding sequence ATGCCTAATTTGCTTGGCCAGTTTGCTACAAATGATCTTTTGCTGCGCATACCGGCAATTCTTATTGCCATAGTCCTGCACGAACTGGCCCATGGTTATGTGGCCTACCGTTTGGGAGACGACACGGCAAAACTCCACGGCCGGCTGACATTAAACCCCATCAAACACATTGATCCCCTGGGGCTGTTGGCCCTGGTGCTGTTTCGCTTCGGCTGGGCTAAGCCGGTTCCGGTAAATCCCATGAATTTCCGGGGTGACCGTCGGCGGGGTATGTTTTTGGTGGGGTTGGCCGGGCCGGTCACCAATTTTATTTTGGCCCTGCTTTCCGCCCTGCTGATTGTGACCCTGCCTTTCCAGCTGGGAGGCCTGGGGTTGGCCCTGATGCAGCAGGTTTTATTTTATAATGTGATTCTGGGTGTCTTTAATCTGCTCCCACTACCACCACTTGACGGCTCAAAAGTGTTTTCTTACTTTTTGCCGGCTCAGACGGCATACCAGTTCAGCCGACTGGAACAGTACGGCCCGCTGGTTTTAATTCTGTTAATTTTCACCGGAACTTTGTGGCGCATCTTGGGTCCATTGATTAACGGTGCTTATGCAGTCATAATTACAATAGTTTCGCTTTTAACAGGCGGCTTCTGA
- a CDS encoding CBS domain-containing protein: protein MQAITTHKNADFDALASLVAAGKLYPEAQLVVPGTLNLNVREFVSLYKDTFQLATQKDIDVAAINMLVVTDTRQKDRIGPFTGVLDTLEEIHLYDHHPDTDEDIVTEHTVCEEVGATTTILLEKIYAANIPLSSFEATLFALGIYEDTGCLTFDTTTPRDVAALARLWEIGVNLRVVNQFLNRPLSDEQRVVLDALLSSTQYHELRGVRVAVAVAACPDYVGGLSLLTHKLMEIEDVDVIFTVVSMAERVYVVGRSRIEQVDLGKILAKLNGKGHRHAASATLKETTLEDVLETLVHALYKEISPVKTARDIMSEPVRSITPDTTVDKARERMLRYGHSGFPVVENGGLLGIISRRDLEKASHHGLGHAPVKGYMSKRPRTVPADTPVREIQQLMIEYNLGRLPVTDEGTIVGIVTRTDVLRNLEGTEKVRCATSCTFPAAGDDLTPLINSRLSKKIQSLLLLVAQKADKENVKVFAVGGFIRDLLLNIKNHDLDLVVEPAAIPFAEELNKMLGGRLTSHEKFGTASIVLPEGIHIDLVTSRQEFYARPAALPEVEQSSLKNDLFRRDFTINTLACSLNSPGFGKLIDLFNGIGDLEKGLIRVLYNLSFVEDPLRVLRAIRFEQRFGFRLEETTLSLMENAAQTRVLEKVSKERLHDELVLALQEEKAPEILIRYFTLNIAPMIFPGIRLSDALQERLFAAREMCYWANRNWPDTEVVPGNLYLAALLLEAPFQEARHICRRLRLPQKQREPILAAVEAVPRLKEKLLANALKPSELYRLFSGQPVETLLLLQADSKQSRIWESTALYWEKLRHIQPHISGHDLRELGFKPGPGFQEVLSHIRAARLNGEVKNREEELAMAKKMLAARERNNA from the coding sequence TTGCAGGCAATCACCACACATAAAAATGCAGACTTTGACGCGCTGGCGTCACTGGTGGCTGCCGGAAAGCTTTATCCGGAGGCGCAGTTGGTTGTCCCGGGAACTCTAAACCTTAATGTGCGTGAATTTGTTTCCCTCTATAAGGATACGTTCCAGCTGGCTACGCAAAAAGACATAGATGTTGCAGCAATAAATATGCTGGTGGTCACCGATACCCGGCAAAAAGACCGCATCGGGCCCTTTACCGGGGTATTGGATACCCTGGAGGAAATCCATTTGTACGACCACCATCCCGATACGGATGAAGATATCGTTACCGAGCATACCGTCTGTGAAGAGGTGGGCGCCACCACCACAATTTTATTGGAAAAAATTTATGCGGCCAACATTCCCCTGTCCTCCTTTGAAGCCACGCTTTTTGCTTTGGGAATCTATGAGGACACCGGGTGTCTGACCTTTGATACCACCACACCGCGGGACGTGGCGGCCCTGGCCCGCCTGTGGGAGATTGGCGTCAACCTGCGTGTTGTCAACCAGTTTCTCAACCGTCCCTTAAGCGATGAACAGCGTGTTGTGCTGGACGCACTTTTATCCTCCACCCAATATCACGAATTACGCGGAGTTCGGGTGGCGGTGGCGGTGGCGGCTTGTCCCGATTATGTGGGCGGCCTGTCGCTGTTAACCCATAAGCTGATGGAAATTGAAGATGTGGATGTCATCTTCACTGTGGTATCCATGGCGGAGAGGGTTTATGTGGTGGGTCGCAGCCGCATTGAACAGGTGGACCTGGGAAAAATTCTGGCCAAGTTAAACGGCAAGGGCCACCGGCATGCTGCTTCGGCTACCTTAAAAGAAACAACTTTGGAGGACGTGCTGGAGACGCTGGTTCATGCTCTCTACAAAGAAATCTCCCCTGTTAAAACCGCCCGCGATATTATGTCGGAGCCGGTGCGGTCCATTACGCCGGACACCACGGTGGACAAGGCGCGGGAGCGGATGCTGCGCTACGGGCACAGCGGCTTTCCCGTGGTGGAAAACGGCGGTCTTTTGGGGATTATTTCCCGGCGGGACCTGGAGAAGGCCTCCCATCATGGACTGGGCCATGCGCCGGTTAAAGGCTATATGAGCAAACGCCCGCGTACGGTGCCTGCCGATACGCCGGTGAGGGAAATTCAGCAGCTGATGATTGAGTATAACCTGGGCCGCCTTCCTGTTACAGATGAAGGGACCATTGTGGGCATTGTGACCCGCACCGATGTATTGCGCAACCTGGAAGGAACGGAGAAGGTACGCTGTGCTACCAGCTGCACCTTTCCTGCCGCCGGTGATGATCTGACGCCTTTGATTAACAGCCGCCTGTCAAAAAAAATCCAGAGCCTGCTGCTTCTGGTGGCCCAGAAAGCAGACAAGGAAAATGTCAAAGTTTTTGCCGTGGGCGGCTTTATCCGGGATTTACTTTTAAATATCAAAAACCATGATCTGGACCTGGTGGTGGAGCCGGCAGCCATTCCCTTTGCCGAAGAACTGAACAAAATGCTGGGTGGTCGCTTAACTTCCCATGAGAAGTTCGGCACCGCCTCCATTGTGCTGCCCGAAGGCATCCACATAGACCTGGTTACCTCCCGGCAGGAGTTTTATGCCCGGCCGGCGGCGCTGCCTGAAGTGGAGCAAAGCAGTCTGAAGAATGATTTGTTCCGGCGGGATTTTACAATTAATACTCTGGCCTGCAGTTTAAACTCACCGGGTTTTGGCAAACTGATTGATTTATTTAACGGAATTGGCGACCTGGAGAAGGGTTTGATCCGGGTTCTCTATAATTTAAGTTTTGTGGAAGATCCGCTGCGGGTTTTAAGGGCCATTCGCTTTGAACAGCGCTTTGGTTTCCGGCTGGAGGAGACCACACTATCTTTAATGGAAAATGCGGCCCAGACCCGGGTGTTGGAGAAGGTAAGCAAGGAGCGGCTGCATGATGAGCTGGTGCTGGCGCTGCAGGAAGAAAAGGCGCCGGAAATTCTGATTCGCTATTTTACCTTAAATATTGCTCCCATGATTTTCCCCGGCATTCGTCTCAGCGATGCACTGCAGGAGCGGTTGTTTGCCGCCAGAGAGATGTGTTACTGGGCAAACCGCAACTGGCCTGATACCGAAGTGGTGCCGGGCAACCTGTACCTGGCGGCGCTGCTTTTGGAGGCCCCGTTTCAGGAAGCAAGGCATATCTGCCGCCGCCTCCGTCTGCCCCAAAAACAGCGGGAACCTATCCTGGCCGCTGTGGAAGCGGTGCCCAGATTAAAAGAGAAGCTTTTGGCCAATGCCTTAAAGCCCAGCGAGCTTTACCGGTTATTTTCAGGCCAACCGGTGGAAACACTGCTGTTGCTGCAGGCCGACAGCAAACAAAGCCGCATCTGGGAGAGTACGGCGCTGTATTGGGAAAAACTACGTCATATCCAGCCGCATATCAGCGGCCATGACTTGCGGGAGTTGGGCTTTAAACCGGGACCCGGTTTTCAGGAAGTGCTTTCGCATATCCGCGCCGCTCGCTTAAACGGTGAAGTTAAGAACCGGGAAGAAGAGTTGGCTATGGCCAAAAAAATGCTTGCTGCGAGGGAGAGAAACAATGCCTAA